In Fibrobacter sp. UWR2, the following are encoded in one genomic region:
- a CDS encoding acyl-CoA thioesterase: MRNTGLIPKIANDKTPRKVSESALESHAIVHPVDTNALNNAFGGYLMSLMDEAACIVAFKHAGRKVNTVSIDGVRFFRPTAVGTILNIHASMNRVFNTSMEIGLKITETDPENGAELPVAHAYFTFVAIDDNGRPTATAPVEPETAEEKRRFDQALIRREARIALGKKLQ, from the coding sequence ATGAGAAACACAGGCCTGATACCCAAAATCGCCAACGACAAGACTCCCCGCAAGGTCTCGGAGTCCGCGCTGGAATCGCACGCCATCGTGCACCCCGTCGACACGAACGCGCTGAACAACGCCTTCGGGGGCTACCTGATGAGCCTCATGGACGAAGCCGCCTGCATCGTCGCCTTCAAGCACGCAGGCCGCAAGGTGAACACCGTCTCCATCGACGGAGTGAGGTTCTTCCGCCCGACGGCGGTCGGCACCATCCTCAATATCCACGCGAGCATGAACCGCGTGTTCAACACCTCCATGGAAATCGGGCTCAAGATAACCGAGACCGACCCCGAGAACGGAGCCGAACTTCCGGTCGCGCACGCCTACTTCACATTCGTCGCCATCGACGACAACGGCAGGCCCACCGCCACTGCCCCCGTGGAACCTGAAACCGCCGAAGAAAAGCGCCGTTTTGACCAGGCCCTCATCCGCCGCGAAGCAAGGATTGCGCTGGGGAAGAAACTCCAGTAA
- a CDS encoding DegT/DnrJ/EryC1/StrS aminotransferase family protein — protein MMPFVNLTGQREAYREELEAAERAVLDSGCYIGGPEVKALEAELADYCNSGNSDAGKQGSFAGKDRAEPETRAIACASGTDALTIALMALGLKPGDEVIVPDFTFIAPAESVAYLGGIPRFADIDPETLLIDPESVKALIGPKTRGIIGVDLFGQCAPFTELRRIADEHGLWVIEDAAQAFGATAGTQHACTFGDISITSFYPSKPLGCYGDGGALFTQNNELATKIRQIANHGSRERYLHETLGMNSRLDALQAAVLRVKLRHLEEELKVRRENARKYDEFFAEYNAGIRASGGNDGAKIVPQHIEYGCTSTYAQYTVLADDRNSFIAKLDAAGIPHCIHYPQPLHEQPCFRGLAQGCENKNAIMASQKAVSLPVCAFTDVDFIINKLRSVL, from the coding sequence ATGATGCCATTCGTGAACCTGACAGGGCAAAGAGAGGCCTATCGAGAAGAACTCGAGGCCGCAGAACGCGCCGTTCTGGACAGCGGATGCTACATCGGCGGGCCGGAGGTCAAGGCCCTGGAGGCGGAACTTGCGGATTATTGCAATTCTGGGAATTCGGATGCCGGAAAGCAAGGCTCTTTTGCTGGAAAAGACCGTGCGGAACCCGAAACCAGGGCCATCGCATGCGCAAGCGGCACCGACGCCCTCACCATCGCCCTCATGGCGCTCGGGCTCAAACCGGGGGACGAGGTCATAGTCCCCGACTTCACGTTCATTGCACCGGCGGAAAGCGTGGCATATCTGGGTGGCATACCGCGGTTCGCCGACATCGACCCCGAAACGCTGCTGATTGACCCGGAAAGCGTGAAGGCGCTGATTGGCCCCAAGACGCGCGGGATTATCGGCGTGGACCTGTTCGGGCAGTGCGCGCCATTCACGGAACTGCGCCGGATTGCAGACGAACACGGGCTATGGGTTATAGAAGATGCGGCACAGGCCTTCGGGGCGACCGCCGGCACACAACATGCCTGCACATTCGGAGACATTTCCATCACGAGTTTCTACCCAAGCAAGCCTCTCGGTTGCTACGGGGACGGCGGCGCTTTATTCACGCAGAATAACGAACTCGCCACAAAAATCCGTCAAATCGCGAACCACGGGAGCAGGGAACGCTACCTGCACGAGACCTTGGGCATGAACAGCAGGCTCGACGCCCTGCAGGCAGCAGTACTCCGGGTAAAGCTCCGCCACCTCGAAGAAGAACTGAAGGTGCGCCGCGAGAACGCCCGCAAGTACGACGAATTTTTCGCGGAATACAACGCGGGTATTCGCGCTTCCGGCGGCAATGACGGCGCAAAAATCGTGCCGCAGCACATCGAATACGGATGCACGAGCACCTACGCACAGTACACCGTGCTGGCTGATGACCGAAATTCGTTTATCGCAAAGTTGGACGCCGCGGGAATCCCGCACTGCATCCACTACCCGCAGCCGCTGCACGAACAGCCCTGCTTCAGGGGGCTCGCACAGGGCTGCGAAAACAAGAACGCCATCATGGCGAGCCAAAAGGCAGTAAGCCTCCCCGTCTGCGCCTTTACCGATGTAGATTTTATCATAAACAAGTTGAGGTCCGTTCTATGA
- the rpsT gene encoding 30S ribosomal protein S20, protein MPQHQSCKKRLRQAEKANAMNRAARAEIRASLKVIRTATSKDAALAEMPKLFRLLDVAANKSRAGFNANRAANYKAKVAKLVNGFA, encoded by the coding sequence GTGCCTCAACATCAATCTTGCAAAAAGCGTTTGCGTCAGGCCGAAAAGGCCAATGCCATGAACCGTGCAGCCCGCGCCGAAATTCGCGCAAGCCTCAAGGTCATCCGTACTGCTACCTCTAAGGATGCCGCCCTTGCCGAAATGCCGAAGCTTTTCCGTCTTCTCGACGTCGCTGCCAACAAGAGCCGCGCTGGCTTCAATGCCAACCGCGCTGCCAACTACAAGGCTAAGGTCGCAAAGCTCGTCAACGGTTTCGCCTAA
- a CDS encoding roadblock/LC7 domain-containing protein — MSDFTIFSDDVGKVRRLMLAYQASVKADYIVLCHRDGSIIAEVGTLGIDATPLAVLSTASFDSARQVGMMLGGETFQSVSYSGEKRSIYISPVDEALLLVQVFPGSRLPNRIDDFNRLLVEKLVDAVPAFTQNTSKLR; from the coding sequence ATGAGCGACTTTACGATTTTTTCTGATGATGTGGGGAAGGTTCGCCGGTTGATGCTTGCTTACCAGGCTAGCGTCAAGGCCGACTACATTGTCCTTTGCCACCGCGACGGTTCCATTATCGCCGAAGTCGGTACGCTCGGTATCGACGCCACTCCGCTCGCGGTCCTTAGCACAGCGTCGTTCGACTCCGCACGCCAGGTGGGCATGATGCTTGGCGGCGAGACGTTCCAGTCTGTTTCGTACTCGGGTGAGAAGCGTTCCATCTACATATCCCCCGTAGACGAGGCTTTACTGCTGGTGCAGGTGTTCCCCGGTTCCAGGCTCCCGAACCGCATCGACGACTTCAACCGCCTGCTTGTCGAAAAGCTGGTGGACGCTGTTCCCGCTTTCACCCAGAACACAAGTAAACTCAGGTAA
- a CDS encoding BamA/TamA family outer membrane protein, whose amino-acid sequence MKRLTIYILLLAAFAMAKGEGVCTVDSIAWAGEHSEFDELQMNGAKGEPCDAWKPLADKLVRYYENNGFIAARVQGDVAEAGGKDAGGKGAGGKHVLTLELDRGSAWVWAPAENLDSSGTKADVFRRLAGIVEGAPVSLTDLERSERRLARIGYFDRTAPARLYRDPSRNRIFPAYSMRKANVSTAEGVLTYSSEENVWEGKLDVSLFNIAGTARDLQLEGFTGEDSRHLSGYYKEPWILGTAWNVVLRGNFDEETVEDSTIERVIVGEVGITRDIGFDFSIGVYFGISEDDKHSSFEMSYVSLDRFVLPRSGWRLNASATWKMARPDSLDNFLSAKASVVAYYPLYGNFISRFSGMAGGIFPSGATLRRTDLFALGGPGDFKGMHYRSLRSRAYGLSELAILWQDGYDLSIEAFYQPGLYRRLAPGHGWAREQNYGVGFTQYRGNWSINLYYALHNGSDFLDGIIGFGVKTLF is encoded by the coding sequence ATGAAACGGTTGACGATATACATATTGCTGCTTGCAGCCTTCGCGATGGCGAAGGGCGAGGGCGTGTGTACCGTCGACAGCATCGCTTGGGCCGGAGAACATTCTGAATTTGACGAACTGCAGATGAATGGCGCGAAGGGCGAGCCCTGTGACGCCTGGAAACCGCTGGCAGATAAACTTGTCCGCTATTACGAGAATAACGGCTTTATTGCGGCGCGCGTGCAGGGCGACGTAGCTGAAGCCGGCGGGAAGGACGCAGGCGGAAAAGGTGCCGGCGGGAAGCACGTGTTGACGCTGGAACTGGACCGCGGTTCTGCCTGGGTGTGGGCGCCTGCCGAAAACTTGGATTCCAGCGGGACAAAAGCGGACGTGTTCCGGCGACTTGCCGGCATTGTAGAAGGCGCGCCCGTTTCCCTTACGGACTTGGAACGCAGCGAACGCAGGCTTGCACGCATCGGCTATTTCGACAGGACGGCTCCCGCGCGCCTCTACCGCGATCCGTCGCGTAATAGGATTTTCCCCGCATACAGCATGCGCAAGGCGAACGTTTCTACGGCAGAAGGTGTGCTGACCTATTCGAGCGAAGAAAATGTCTGGGAGGGCAAACTGGATGTAAGCCTCTTCAACATCGCGGGGACGGCGCGCGACCTGCAGTTGGAAGGCTTTACCGGCGAAGACTCTCGCCATCTTTCGGGCTACTACAAGGAACCGTGGATTCTCGGGACCGCTTGGAATGTAGTGCTGCGCGGGAACTTCGACGAGGAGACGGTTGAAGACTCTACCATCGAGAGGGTTATCGTGGGCGAGGTGGGCATCACGCGCGATATCGGGTTCGATTTCAGCATCGGCGTGTATTTCGGTATAAGCGAAGACGATAAGCATTCCTCGTTCGAGATGTCGTATGTGTCGCTCGACAGGTTTGTTTTGCCCCGCAGTGGCTGGCGCCTGAATGCTTCTGCCACATGGAAAATGGCCCGACCCGATTCGCTCGATAACTTCTTGTCGGCGAAGGCGAGCGTGGTGGCGTATTACCCGCTGTATGGCAACTTCATCAGCCGCTTCTCGGGTATGGCCGGCGGAATATTCCCGAGTGGAGCAACGCTCCGGCGCACAGACTTGTTTGCGCTTGGCGGCCCGGGCGATTTCAAGGGAATGCATTATCGCTCTCTGCGCAGTCGCGCCTACGGCCTTTCGGAACTTGCTATCCTGTGGCAGGACGGTTATGACCTGAGCATCGAGGCGTTCTACCAGCCGGGACTATACCGCAGGCTCGCACCCGGCCACGGCTGGGCACGCGAACAGAATTACGGTGTGGGCTTTACGCAGTACCGCGGAAATTGGAGCATCAACCTGTATTACGCACTGCATAACGGCAGCGACTTCCTCGACGGTATCATCGGCTTCGGCGTAAAAACGTTGTTCTAG
- a CDS encoding KamA family radical SAM protein codes for MDDATKVFTQISDFLEYLGPECAAAVANAAPHGKLDLSPKFPFVCSRHYADLIKKAGEPEALLREILPHVAERENVAGFVDDPVGDLPAGKADCVIQKYDRRALIVSTATCGARCRFCFRKNYPFQNIPDVARQVSDWLDTHSDIWEVILSGGDPLMLGPGEFRDLVEAIAMHGSVTTLRIHTRLPIMRPDVAMQHFELLRELPARFECVLTAHVDHPDELDEESQMVFGQLKYSGWTLLNQSVLLKGVNDSAETLEKLSRKLFTQGVLPYYLHQLDHANGVAHFEVSDENARALIEEIRKRLPGYLVPKLVREIAGEKSKTPV; via the coding sequence ATGGACGACGCCACAAAAGTTTTCACGCAAATTTCTGATTTTTTGGAATATCTGGGCCCGGAATGCGCGGCAGCCGTCGCAAATGCGGCCCCGCACGGCAAACTAGACTTAAGCCCCAAGTTTCCCTTTGTGTGCTCGAGGCACTACGCCGACCTAATCAAGAAGGCGGGCGAGCCCGAAGCACTTTTACGCGAAATCCTGCCGCATGTTGCCGAGCGCGAAAATGTCGCCGGATTCGTGGACGACCCGGTAGGCGACCTGCCCGCGGGCAAGGCGGACTGCGTCATCCAGAAATACGACCGGCGGGCGTTGATTGTCTCGACCGCCACCTGCGGTGCGCGTTGCCGCTTCTGTTTCCGTAAGAACTACCCCTTCCAGAACATACCCGATGTGGCACGGCAGGTGAGCGACTGGCTCGACACGCACAGCGACATCTGGGAAGTCATCCTTTCGGGAGGCGACCCGCTCATGCTGGGCCCCGGAGAATTCCGCGACCTGGTGGAAGCGATTGCCATGCACGGCTCTGTCACCACACTGCGCATCCACACGCGGCTCCCCATAATGCGGCCCGATGTGGCGATGCAGCACTTTGAACTGCTACGCGAACTGCCCGCACGCTTCGAGTGCGTACTTACGGCACACGTAGACCATCCGGACGAGCTCGACGAGGAATCGCAGATGGTTTTCGGGCAGCTGAAGTACTCCGGCTGGACGCTCTTGAACCAGAGCGTGCTCCTGAAGGGAGTGAACGACAGCGCCGAGACCCTCGAAAAACTGAGCCGCAAGCTGTTCACGCAGGGCGTGCTCCCCTACTACCTGCACCAGCTGGACCACGCAAACGGCGTCGCGCACTTTGAAGTCAGCGATGAAAACGCTCGCGCGCTGATTGAAGAAATCCGCAAGCGCCTGCCCGGATACCTCGTGCCGAAGTTGGTGAGGGAAATTGCGGGTGAAAAGAGCAAGACGCCTGTGTAA
- the efp gene encoding elongation factor P, with product MGTVSTNEFRKKLKIMVDGQPYEIIENQFVKPGKGQAFNRVRIKNLVTGRTLERTWKSGDTVEEADVTYTEMTYLYNDGSTWYFLDNTTQETMEIAKEALNGCEVWLLDGATVEVTWWKDPKSGSTLPIEVIPPTFVDLMIVEAPPAVQGNTSGNVMREAILETGAKVMIPLFIENNTKIRVDTRDGSYLERAK from the coding sequence ATGGGTACTGTAAGCACCAACGAATTCCGCAAGAAGTTAAAAATCATGGTTGATGGTCAGCCGTACGAAATCATCGAGAACCAGTTCGTGAAGCCGGGCAAGGGCCAGGCCTTCAACCGCGTTCGCATCAAGAACCTGGTGACTGGCCGTACTCTCGAACGTACTTGGAAGAGCGGCGACACTGTCGAAGAAGCCGACGTGACCTACACCGAAATGACTTACCTCTACAACGACGGTTCTACCTGGTACTTCCTGGACAATACCACTCAGGAAACTATGGAAATCGCCAAGGAAGCTCTCAACGGCTGCGAAGTGTGGCTGCTTGACGGCGCTACCGTCGAAGTGACCTGGTGGAAGGACCCGAAGAGCGGTTCTACGCTCCCCATCGAAGTCATCCCGCCGACCTTCGTCGACCTGATGATCGTGGAAGCTCCTCCGGCAGTGCAGGGCAACACCAGCGGTAACGTGATGCGCGAAGCCATCCTCGAAACCGGCGCCAAGGTGATGATCCCGCTGTTCATCGAGAACAACACCAAGATCCGCGTGGACACCCGCGACGGTTCTTACCTCGAACGCGCGAAATAA